In Bufo gargarizans isolate SCDJY-AF-19 chromosome 6, ASM1485885v1, whole genome shotgun sequence, a single genomic region encodes these proteins:
- the LOC122941387 gene encoding uncharacterized protein LOC122941387, whose amino-acid sequence MSTSTFSYDTATADGIVSKVTASSDFLHISHSEVKTRDLEREHKKLIGSELHCATLAEYYKNALIPRGLRVHLRPNLFPSNKDYCEKFETILNKCSMDIIVLSIDYLQKSILESKDKIAAIETQLSATISPQELCDLKNQIEKTLDEHRKYIEQTKRSKYIRDTEDYQLHRVYRWQWQEQNTYGHYPNADYASSSSGSERPNYRRQRFFNRRGNRSRRKQRGYGGDDTLAETEIPSMQTRSQTR is encoded by the exons ATGTCCACCTCGACTTTCTCCTACGATACCGCTACAGCTGATGGGATTGTCTCTAAAGTGACAGCCTCTAGTGACTTTCTACATATCTCGCATAGCGAGGTTAAAACTAGAGACCTTGAAAGGGAGCATAAGAAACTTATTGGCTCTGAGCTCCACTGTGCTACTCTAGCTGAATACTACAAGAATGCCTTAATACCACGTGGACTAAGAGTTCATCTTAGACCGAATCTTTTTCCAAGTAACAAAGATTACTGCGAAAAATTTGAAACAATACTTAATAAATGCTCGATGGACATTATTGTCCTCAGCATAGATTATTTACAAAAATCTATTCTTGAATCAAAAGATAAAATTGCGGCTATTGAGACACAGCTTTCAGCTACTATTTCCCCTCAGGAGCTCTGTGACCTCAAAAATCAAATTGAAAAAACCTTGGACGAACATCGTAAATATATAGAACAAACCAAAAGGTCCAAATACATCCGTGATACAGAAGACTATCAGTTACACCGCGTATACAGATGGCAATGGCAAGAGCAAAATACATATGGACATTATCCCAATGCCGACTATGCATCCTCCTCCTCGGGCAGCGAAAGACCAAATTACCGCAGACAACGTTTTTTCAACCGGCGCGGGAACCGATCCCGCCGAAAACAAAGAGGATACGGAGGGGACGACACTCTAGCCGAAACAGAGATACCGTCAATGCAGACCAGGTCCCAG ACGCGCTGA